The Candidatus Tanganyikabacteria bacterium genome includes a region encoding these proteins:
- a CDS encoding DUF2181 domain-containing protein — protein sequence MTVHGPGETTPLGARPRRDAPAPPPIPTAPISDRFDGKLSARYFRVAELAERTRTASTMWWADRPLSEARNAHLTNTREAFEHALEGGYNFLEGDVRAEINHPDRLEMRHDPTHETGDNLTLREWLELGKASGRGLKLDFKETRLMAQALDTIAAVGVPNERLMFNLGHDDMRKWGPEIRRRFPGAILALNPPGGNGKLSDAQVAGMLAQARELGGPVAFVVRHDLLTDEAISRLKPVGPVSVWNSTFDGPKVEDPGALARALRARGVDGVIDLRRSASRWDRFRAWADWGKNGVVTGFDEAKNWVGDKVDGARDFGKKVLGKIF from the coding sequence ATGACGGTGCATGGCCCGGGGGAGACGACGCCGCTTGGCGCGCGCCCGCGCCGCGACGCGCCGGCGCCACCGCCGATCCCCACCGCGCCGATTTCCGACCGTTTCGACGGGAAGCTCTCGGCTCGCTACTTCCGCGTGGCGGAACTCGCGGAGCGGACCCGGACCGCGAGCACGATGTGGTGGGCGGATCGGCCGCTCTCCGAAGCGCGCAACGCGCACCTGACCAACACCCGGGAAGCGTTCGAGCATGCGCTCGAAGGCGGCTACAATTTCCTGGAAGGCGACGTCCGCGCCGAGATCAACCATCCGGATCGCCTGGAGATGCGCCACGATCCCACGCACGAGACCGGTGACAACCTCACCCTGCGCGAGTGGCTGGAACTGGGCAAGGCCTCGGGCCGCGGGCTGAAGCTGGATTTCAAGGAGACCCGGCTCATGGCGCAGGCCCTGGACACCATCGCAGCCGTCGGGGTGCCGAACGAACGCCTGATGTTCAACCTGGGCCACGACGACATGCGCAAGTGGGGACCCGAGATCCGCCGGCGCTTCCCGGGCGCGATCCTGGCGCTCAATCCCCCCGGGGGCAACGGGAAGCTCTCGGATGCCCAGGTGGCGGGCATGCTGGCGCAAGCCCGCGAACTGGGCGGGCCGGTGGCGTTCGTCGTGCGACACGATCTGCTCACCGACGAGGCGATCTCGCGTCTGAAGCCGGTCGGGCCCGTTTCGGTCTGGAACAGCACGTTCGACGGCCCGAAGGTCGAGGATCCCGGGGCCCTGGCTCGGGCGCTTCGCGCCCGCGGGGTCGACGGCGTCATCGACCTGCGCCGGAGCGCGTCCCGCTGGGATCGCTTCCGGGCCTGGGCTGACTGGGGCAAGAACGGCGTGGTGACCGGGTTCGACGAGGCCAAGAACTGGGTCGGCGACAAGGTCGACGGCGCCAGGGACTTCGGCAAGAAGGTCCTGGGGAAGATCTTCTAG
- a CDS encoding permease, producing MGLRKQQASPGAALAFLLGNPTLNPAVMVFIAAVLGWQFMLVRLVVGVLLVFGAASLANRLVADPLEVDVQDAAIEDPAKGGGTLLAEWIKTLWWELRTIVPGYLLIVLLLGAGRAWLFDPNLTLGGTGVVVLIGVALIGTLFVIPTAGEVPIVQTLMSFGLAPAAAVVLLVTLPAISLPTLFIVRSVFPRRVLAVAFGAVALAGLVAGLVVSFIPAFAGT from the coding sequence GTGGGCCTTCGCAAGCAGCAGGCGTCGCCGGGCGCGGCCCTCGCGTTCCTGCTGGGTAACCCGACCCTCAACCCGGCGGTGATGGTCTTCATCGCCGCCGTGCTCGGCTGGCAGTTCATGCTGGTCCGCCTGGTCGTCGGCGTCTTGCTGGTCTTCGGCGCCGCCTCCCTGGCCAACCGCCTGGTGGCCGATCCCCTGGAAGTCGACGTGCAGGACGCGGCGATCGAGGATCCCGCCAAGGGCGGCGGGACCCTCCTGGCCGAGTGGATCAAGACGCTCTGGTGGGAACTGCGCACGATCGTCCCCGGCTACCTGCTCATCGTGCTCCTGCTCGGGGCCGGGCGTGCGTGGCTCTTCGATCCGAACCTGACGCTGGGCGGCACGGGCGTCGTCGTCCTCATCGGCGTGGCGCTGATCGGCACGCTGTTCGTCATCCCCACCGCGGGCGAGGTGCCGATCGTCCAGACCCTCATGAGCTTCGGCCTGGCCCCGGCGGCGGCGGTGGTCCTCCTGGTCACCCTGCCGGCCATCAGCCTGCCGACGCTGTTCATCGTACGAAGCGTCTTCCCGAGGCGCGTGCTGGCCGTGGCATTCGGCGCGGTGGCACTGGCCGGCCTCGTGGCAGGCCTCGTCGTGTCGTTCATCCCCGCGTTCGCGGGGACCTGA
- a CDS encoding cytochrome c gives MKKSVALLVLAACATSGCLWVLEKSQPETDSVPRDPERVARGKYLAENVANCFACHPAGEVATGSHHFGPESGFPAEVWAPNLSPDTDTGIGNWTDGQIMRAIREGVNRDHEAIVPVHPAHDYRALADADVKAIVAYLRARPAARLAVPQRRIDPIYGLFLNAVPRPVGKVPPPDRQDKVKYGKYLAQIASCGSCHAPKGPDGLKPDSWYTSPDITDRGVGKWTDQQLEAAIVRGVKPDGTAFRGGAHPPGFEGLTRADLEALIAFLRTLRPPGDKPPAEGGIDIP, from the coding sequence GAGACCGACAGCGTGCCGCGCGATCCCGAACGGGTGGCGCGGGGCAAGTACCTGGCCGAGAACGTCGCCAACTGCTTCGCCTGTCACCCGGCGGGCGAAGTCGCCACCGGGTCGCACCATTTTGGCCCCGAGAGCGGCTTCCCGGCCGAGGTCTGGGCGCCGAACCTCTCGCCCGACACGGATACGGGCATCGGCAACTGGACGGACGGGCAGATCATGCGCGCCATCCGCGAGGGGGTCAACCGCGACCACGAGGCGATCGTCCCCGTCCATCCCGCGCATGACTACCGGGCGCTCGCGGATGCCGATGTCAAGGCGATCGTGGCGTACCTGCGCGCCCGGCCCGCCGCGCGCCTGGCCGTCCCGCAGCGGCGGATCGACCCGATCTACGGGCTCTTCCTCAACGCGGTGCCCAGGCCTGTGGGCAAGGTGCCGCCGCCCGACCGCCAGGACAAGGTGAAGTACGGCAAGTACCTCGCGCAGATCGCGTCGTGCGGGTCATGCCACGCGCCGAAGGGGCCCGACGGCCTGAAGCCCGATTCCTGGTACACCTCGCCGGACATCACCGACCGGGGCGTCGGCAAGTGGACCGACCAGCAGCTCGAGGCCGCAATTGTCAGGGGCGTCAAGCCGGACGGCACGGCCTTCCGCGGCGGGGCCCATCCCCCGGGGTTCGAAGGCCTGACCCGCGCCGACCTCGAGGCCCTGATCGCGTTCCTGCGGACGTTACGGCCGCCGGGAGACAAGCCGCCAGCTGAGGGGGGTATAGATATCCCATGA